The following are encoded in a window of Salmo trutta chromosome 27, fSalTru1.1, whole genome shotgun sequence genomic DNA:
- the LOC115164062 gene encoding uncharacterized protein LOC115164062, which produces MTGTVDLDIWPENFTVPWGKMSMNLRSAIARGKQPTPGERREMVRITVDAMRVNELNQTRADCRTIAKRMRCAINTSPALKLAVLRSKWPYLFTQKELYNHFKLLTDVSILERILIVQGSVSNKTLSDTMTAAQWMISMEKAVMMSVHSNFVAVLAAFFASFYTFNLQYQEEASHTLEFIQRCFAGINPSTGSKTATAEVISKKSGKVVEKK; this is translated from the exons ATGACCGGTACCGTAGACCTGGACATCTGGCCGGAGAACTTCACTGTCCCTTGGGGCAAGATGTCCATGAACCTGAGATCAGCCATCGCCAGAGGCAAACAGCCAACCCCGGGAGAACGAAGAGAGATGGTGAGAATTACAGTAGATGCAATGAGAGTTAATGAGCTTAATCAGACCAGAGCAGATTGCCGTACAATAGCCAAGAGGATG CGCTGTGCCATCAACACTAGCCCAGCACTTAAGCTAGCTGTGCTGAGGAGTAAGTGGCCATACCTTTTCACACAGAAGGAACTCTACAACCACTTCAAGTTACTGACAGATGTCTCAATCCTGGAAAGAAT ACTGATTGTTCAAGGTAGTGTATCCAATAAGACTTTGagt GACACAATGACTGCTGCCCAATGGATGATAAGCATGGAGAAGGCGGTCATGATGTCGGTCCactccaactttgtggcagtgCTAGCAGCTTTTTTTGCCTCATTCTACACCTTCAATCTGCAGTACCAAGAGGAGGCTTCACACACCCTGGAGTTCATCCAAAG ATGTTTTGCTGGAATCAATCCATCCACTGGCTCGAAGACCGCCACAGCAGAGGTTATCAGCAAGAAAAGCGGGAAGGTAGTGGAGAAGAAGTGA